One genomic segment of Buchnera aphidicola (Anoecia oenotherae) includes these proteins:
- a CDS encoding DNA polymerase III subunit delta' C-terminal domain-containing protein gives MNNKYPWIVGLYNQVINQYRQGYNNKSIVINSMIGTACSVLIWNIIKWILCERKKNIYSCNQCVSCILMNLKNHPDFYFIDLKKEKSDSYIEKAIDLVKKIIASTSHQNSAKIIFFSNSNNIPVSFIDFLLKIVEDSYSNTFLFIKNYFSDMLPTIFIGRCITYNLFFSVRDKKNILWLQKATNSSLKLCMIMLKLSNGSPLVACYMLKHTLLKKRESFYKQFNSCLRKKNFFLLFPFFEEINFSLIILWIYSILIDAIKIKYLDESYLINLDQKLLILKISFKYSFKKLSLSIHSWFKCRFNLINIIGIDQNVLITSELLKFEKIFFHI, from the coding sequence ATGAATAATAAGTATCCGTGGATAGTTGGTTTATATAATCAGGTAATTAATCAATATAGACAAGGTTATAATAATAAATCTATTGTAATTAATTCCATGATAGGTACTGCATGTTCTGTTTTAATATGGAATATTATTAAATGGATATTATGTGAAAGAAAAAAAAATATATATAGTTGTAACCAATGTGTTTCATGTATTTTAATGAACTTAAAAAATCATCCAGATTTTTATTTTATAGATTTAAAAAAAGAAAAATCTGATTCTTACATAGAAAAAGCTATTGATCTAGTAAAAAAAATTATTGCTAGTACATCTCATCAGAATAGTGCAAAAATTATTTTTTTTTCTAATAGTAATAATATACCTGTTTCTTTTATTGATTTTTTATTAAAGATAGTAGAAGATTCTTATTCTAATACTTTTCTTTTTATAAAAAACTATTTTTCTGACATGTTACCAACAATATTTATTGGTCGTTGTATTACATATAATTTGTTTTTTTCTGTACGGGATAAAAAAAATATTTTATGGTTACAAAAAGCAACTAATTCTTCGTTAAAGTTGTGTATGATTATGCTAAAATTGAGTAATGGATCACCATTAGTTGCATGTTATATGTTGAAACATACACTCTTAAAAAAAAGAGAATCATTTTACAAACAATTTAATTCTTGTCTAAGAAAAAAAAATTTTTTTTTATTGTTTCCTTTTTTTGAAGAGATAAATTTTAGTTTAATTATTTTGTGGATTTATTCTATTTTAATAGATGCCATTAAAATAAAGTATTTAGATGAATCCTATTTAATTAATTTAGATCAAAAATTATTAATTTTAAAAATTTCTTTTAAATATTCATTTAAAAAGTTAAGTTTAAGTATACATTCTTGGTTTAAATGTAGATTTAATTTAATAAACATTATTGGAATAGATCAAAATGTATTAATTACAAGTGAATTACTAAAATTTGAAAAAATTTTTTTTCATATTTAA
- the ptsG gene encoding PTS glucose transporter subunit IIBC — protein sequence MLQNAFSSFQKIGKSLMLPVSVLPIAGLFLGLGSANFHYIPAVISKVMIEAGSSVFSNMSVIFSIGVALGFTKNDGVAALSAVISYGIMKKTMFVFTPFFLNQSLNNVSLNYFSDTGILGGILVGGMTAYLFNIFSKIELPEYLGFFSGKRFIPMITGIFSVFLGILLSMVWPSVGQIIQNFSLWAAYQSPGIAFGIYGLVERILVPFGLHHIWNVPFQMQIGEYINSSGKVFHGDIARYMAGDTTAGRLSGGFLFKMYGLPGAAIAIWHTAKTKYKKKVAGIMISAALTAFVTGITEPIEFSFILVAPILYVIHSILSGLAFTICVLLDMRAGTSFSHGILDFLILSGNSHNLWLFPIVGVLYAIVYYIIFYSFIIIFDLKTPGREYFSESLKSKNIEKIVSKIVDAFGGVENIVSIDACITRLRVSVKDNTKVNQIQLKKIGALGVIISGSGIQAVFGTKSDNIKTAIDEYIKNYKITKK from the coding sequence ATGTTACAAAATGCATTTTCAAGTTTTCAAAAAATTGGAAAATCTTTAATGTTACCAGTTTCTGTACTTCCAATTGCAGGTCTTTTTTTAGGTTTAGGATCTGCAAACTTTCATTATATTCCAGCGGTTATTTCTAAAGTGATGATTGAAGCAGGAAGTTCTGTATTTTCTAATATGTCAGTTATTTTTTCTATAGGAGTGGCATTAGGTTTTACTAAAAATGATGGAGTAGCTGCATTATCAGCAGTTATTTCTTATGGAATTATGAAAAAAACAATGTTTGTTTTTACTCCATTTTTTTTAAATCAATCATTAAATAATGTATCTTTAAATTATTTTTCTGATACAGGCATATTAGGTGGTATTCTTGTTGGAGGAATGACTGCATATTTATTTAATATTTTTTCTAAAATTGAGCTTCCAGAATACTTAGGATTTTTTTCTGGAAAAAGATTTATTCCTATGATTACAGGTATTTTTTCTGTTTTTTTAGGAATATTACTTTCTATGGTTTGGCCTTCAGTAGGACAAATAATTCAAAATTTTTCTTTATGGGCGGCTTATCAAAGTCCAGGAATAGCATTTGGAATTTATGGTTTAGTAGAGAGAATACTTGTTCCTTTTGGATTACACCATATATGGAATGTTCCTTTTCAAATGCAAATTGGAGAATACATAAATTCTTCTGGCAAAGTTTTTCATGGAGATATAGCTAGATATATGGCTGGAGATACTACTGCTGGAAGATTATCTGGCGGTTTTTTGTTCAAAATGTACGGATTACCAGGTGCTGCTATAGCTATTTGGCACACAGCTAAAACAAAATACAAAAAAAAAGTGGCAGGGATTATGATTTCAGCTGCTTTAACTGCTTTTGTAACTGGAATTACAGAACCAATTGAGTTTTCTTTTATATTAGTAGCTCCTATATTATATGTAATTCATTCAATTTTATCTGGATTAGCTTTTACTATATGTGTTTTATTAGATATGAGAGCTGGAACTAGTTTTTCACATGGAATTTTAGATTTTTTAATATTAAGTGGAAACAGTCATAATCTGTGGTTATTTCCGATTGTTGGAGTACTATATGCTATAGTTTATTATATTATTTTCTATTCTTTCATAATAATTTTTGATTTAAAAACTCCTGGAAGAGAATATTTTTCAGAATCATTAAAATCTAAAAATATAGAAAAAATAGTTTCTAAAATAGTAGATGCTTTTGGAGGAGTTGAAAATATCGTTAGTATAGATGCTTGTATAACTCGTTTAAGAGTATCAGTTAAAGATAATACTAAAGTTAATCAAATACAATTAAAAAAAATTGGTGCTTTAGGAGTAATAATTTCGGGATCTGGAATACAAGCTGTTTTTGGAACAAAGTCAGATAATATTAAAACGGCTATTGACGAATATATAAAAAATTATAAAATTACAAAAAAATAA
- a CDS encoding HIT domain-containing protein, whose amino-acid sequence MDTSNEKKSIIFKNIILRKCFAIIEYQDELITAFEDKNKLAPIHILIVPNNYIQSMAYVKSKNKLLLGHMLYVATKLAKKFNISKNGYRIIINCNKHGGQEIPYLHIHLLGGKKLSNHFC is encoded by the coding sequence ATGGATACAAGTAATGAAAAAAAATCTATTATTTTTAAAAATATAATATTACGCAAATGTTTTGCAATAATTGAATATCAAGATGAATTAATAACAGCTTTTGAAGATAAAAATAAGTTAGCTCCAATACATATTTTGATTGTTCCTAATAATTATATACAATCTATGGCTTATGTTAAGTCTAAAAACAAGTTATTACTTGGTCATATGTTATATGTGGCTACAAAATTAGCTAAAAAATTTAATATATCTAAAAATGGATATAGAATAATTATTAATTGCAATAAACATGGAGGTCAAGAAATTCCTTATCTACATATTCATTTATTAGGGGGTAAAAAATTAAGTAATCATTTTTGTTAA
- the asnS gene encoding asparagine--tRNA ligase, with the protein MVIPIKLIFMEKIKVNKKIKIQGWIRTRRSSKIGISFLNIYDGSCIHTIQVIAHSSIKNYSTDVLCLTAGCSISIIGILVLSKGKSQKYEIEAQSITVLGWVNNPKKYPISSKNHTTQYLREVSHLRARTNVIGSICRIRNTLSFELHNFFFKNEYYWIPTPIITSIDTEGSGAMFRVSTLDFKNIPKDVHKNVNFKEDFFGKESFLTVSGQLTLESYACAISKAYTFGPTFRAENSNTSRHLSEFWMVEVEQSFSNLNDIIKLSENIIKYIIKKVLENNADDIYFLEKFSKKNLFKKLTYCIENHFLQIDYIDAIEILKKSNQFKTDNICFGIDLSSLHEKYLVENHFNNPVIITNYPKLLKPFYMRINKDKKTVAAMDILFPEIGEIIGGSQREERIKILDQRINECGLNKKDYKWYRDLRYYGTVPHSGFGLGFERLMSYVTGMSNVKDLIPFPRTVKNSSF; encoded by the coding sequence ATGGTAATCCCGATTAAACTTATATTCATGGAAAAAATAAAAGTTAATAAAAAAATAAAAATACAAGGATGGATTCGAACCCGAAGAAGTTCAAAAATAGGAATTTCTTTTCTTAATATATATGATGGATCTTGTATACATACTATTCAAGTAATAGCTCATTCTTCTATAAAAAATTATTCTACAGATGTATTGTGTTTAACTGCTGGTTGTTCTATATCAATAATTGGTATATTAGTTTTATCAAAAGGAAAATCACAAAAATATGAGATTGAAGCACAATCTATTACTGTTCTAGGATGGGTTAATAATCCAAAAAAATATCCTATTTCTTCTAAGAATCATACTACTCAATATTTAAGAGAAGTATCTCATTTAAGAGCTAGAACTAATGTTATTGGATCAATTTGTAGAATTAGAAATACTCTTTCATTTGAATTACATAATTTTTTTTTTAAAAACGAATATTATTGGATTCCAACTCCTATTATTACGAGTATAGATACAGAAGGTAGCGGAGCTATGTTTCGCGTATCTACACTAGACTTTAAAAATATTCCTAAAGATGTACACAAAAATGTAAACTTTAAGGAAGACTTTTTTGGAAAAGAATCTTTTTTAACTGTATCAGGACAATTAACTTTAGAATCATACGCTTGTGCTATATCAAAAGCTTACACTTTTGGACCTACTTTCAGAGCAGAAAATTCTAATACTAGTCGTCATTTATCAGAGTTTTGGATGGTAGAAGTCGAACAATCTTTTTCCAATTTAAATGACATTATAAAATTATCTGAAAATATAATTAAATATATTATTAAAAAAGTATTAGAAAATAATGCTGACGATATTTATTTCTTAGAAAAATTTTCAAAAAAAAATTTATTTAAAAAATTAACATATTGTATAGAAAATCATTTTCTTCAAATTGACTATATAGATGCAATTGAAATATTAAAAAAATCCAATCAATTTAAAACAGATAACATATGTTTTGGAATAGATCTATCTTCTCTTCATGAAAAATATTTAGTAGAAAATCATTTTAACAATCCAGTAATAATAACTAATTATCCAAAATTGTTAAAACCTTTTTACATGAGAATAAATAAAGATAAAAAAACAGTAGCTGCTATGGATATACTCTTTCCTGAAATAGGTGAAATTATAGGAGGATCACAAAGAGAAGAAAGAATTAAAATTTTAGACCAACGTATCAATGAATGTGGTTTAAATAAAAAAGACTATAAATGGTATAGAGATTTAAGATATTATGGAACAGTTCCTCATTCTGGATTTGGATTAGGATTTGAAAGATTAATGTCGTATGTTACTGGAATGTCTAACGTAAAAGACTTAATTCCATTTCCAAGAACAGTAAAAAATTCTAGTTTTTAA
- a CDS encoding rhodanese-related sulfurtransferase: MNSKLNNTFCKKDLKKKATYLQHNRITISFYKYFYINNPVQVRNELYLYFFKYNVFGRIYISTEGVNAQISVPYRNFVKVKHFIYNLHRNLKNIYLNIAIDNKNLSFWMLKIKVRKKLVSDGIYIPNFNNQKKGIYLNFMQVNKRINDPNTIFVDVRNNYEYKVGHFKGSVRIPGDTFKQQINNSVSFLNKFKKKNIVMYCTGGIRCEIATSWMLFNGFKKIYHILGGIIRYVNDSNKKNCKINFLGSNFVFDDRMIEKITQQVLSYCYNCKKSSDKYKNCINNFCHKLFIQCDLCANQLKSYCSLICMNNHNKEFFK, translated from the coding sequence ATGAATTCTAAACTAAATAATACATTTTGTAAAAAAGATTTAAAAAAAAAAGCAACATATCTTCAACATAATAGAATTACTATCTCATTTTATAAATATTTTTACATAAATAATCCAGTTCAAGTTAGAAATGAATTATATTTATATTTTTTTAAATATAATGTTTTTGGAAGAATATACATATCTACTGAAGGAGTAAATGCACAAATAAGCGTTCCTTATCGTAATTTTGTTAAAGTAAAACACTTTATTTACAATTTACATAGAAATTTAAAAAACATATATCTAAATATAGCTATAGATAACAAAAATTTATCCTTCTGGATGTTAAAAATAAAAGTACGTAAAAAATTAGTATCAGATGGAATTTATATTCCTAATTTTAACAATCAAAAAAAAGGAATATATTTAAATTTTATGCAAGTAAATAAACGCATAAACGATCCTAATACTATATTTGTAGACGTTAGAAATAACTATGAATATAAAGTAGGTCATTTTAAAGGATCTGTACGAATTCCAGGAGATACGTTTAAACAACAAATAAATAACTCTGTCTCTTTTTTAAATAAATTTAAAAAAAAAAATATAGTTATGTATTGCACAGGAGGAATTCGTTGCGAAATAGCAACATCTTGGATGTTATTTAATGGATTTAAAAAAATTTATCATATTTTAGGAGGAATTATAAGATATGTGAACGATTCAAATAAAAAAAATTGCAAAATTAATTTTTTAGGATCTAACTTTGTATTTGATGATCGTATGATAGAAAAAATTACTCAACAAGTTTTATCTTATTGTTATAATTGTAAAAAATCTAGTGATAAATACAAAAACTGTATAAATAATTTTTGTCATAAATTATTTATTCAATGCGATCTATGTGCTAATCAATTAAAATCATATTGTTCTTTAATTTGTATGAATAATCATAATAAAGAATTCTTTAAGTAA
- a CDS encoding valine--tRNA ligase, with protein sequence MKNKYNPNLVEQKIYSFWEKNNFFKPNNNKDKKSFCIMMPPPNVTGNLHMGHAFQQTLMDILVRYNRMKGKNTLWQTGTDHAGIATQIIIQKKIIKEKGVFPKNYTREKLTKIAWGWIKKTKKTINNQIKRLGCSVDWTRERFTLDPKISKAVQKAFIKLYHNKLIYKKKRLVNWDTTVKTVISDLEIEYREINKTFWYIKYPIYKKKSHDESSTNFIEIATTRPETLLGDVAIAVNPLDTKNNHFIGKKAIIPIINRIIPIIGDSSIKINKGSGCVKITPGHNFIDYSIAVKNKLPIISIFSSSGTILNILKSYDYCGRKINMKHLKTPIIFQHLTIFEARKKIILEIKKLGLLKNTTSIIGKEAYSDRSGSIIEPMLKTQWYLKTNSLSKKAILAVKNNSIKIFPKQYVNMYFSWMNNIQDWCISRQLWWGHRIPIWYDKEKKIYVGKNEKDIRKKYLIDKSVVLMQEKDVLDTWFSSALWTFSTLGWPKKTDELKTFHSTNVLISGFDIIFFWIARMIMLTLYFIKDKHGNPQVPFKKLYITGLIKDEQGLKMSKSKGNVIDPLDMIDGINLPDLIKKRTSNLIKSNTLNTVINLTKKQFPYGIEAMGTDALRFTFSSIASNNRFINWDMNKLKGYRNFCNKLWNASRFVINKINISKLNIYQKNIETRCILNKWINIKFNDLIKDYENNLNNFRFDIASQALYNFLWNNFCDWYLECSKLFINKNFFNDKKKLEIEYTSLNILENFLILSHPIIPFITEIIWKEISIAKKMPFTSIMLQPFPKFNSLLVDKKCFIEMKWLKTIITSVRKLRLELNIKKFIKISICVQLNDSIGEEIITKYSKYLCKLSNLTCITNLNNENNKTNYIQRIINNIIFYIPIKYKEKIIYKNNLLIKKLHKINLKIEISKKKLSNKDFLKKAPKTILLKEKIYLSKLKNKKNELLN encoded by the coding sequence ATGAAAAATAAATACAATCCAAATTTAGTTGAACAAAAAATATATTCTTTTTGGGAAAAAAATAATTTTTTTAAACCTAATAATAATAAAGATAAAAAAAGTTTTTGTATTATGATGCCTCCTCCAAATGTAACTGGTAACTTACACATGGGACATGCTTTCCAACAAACCTTAATGGATATTCTAGTACGTTATAATAGAATGAAAGGAAAAAATACTCTATGGCAAACGGGAACTGATCATGCTGGTATTGCTACTCAAATTATTATTCAAAAAAAAATAATCAAAGAAAAAGGTGTATTTCCGAAAAATTATACAAGAGAAAAATTAACCAAAATTGCATGGGGATGGATAAAAAAAACAAAAAAAACTATAAACAATCAAATAAAAAGATTAGGCTGTTCAGTAGATTGGACAAGAGAACGTTTTACTTTAGATCCTAAAATTTCAAAAGCTGTGCAAAAAGCATTTATAAAATTATACCACAATAAATTAATTTATAAAAAAAAACGTCTAGTAAATTGGGATACAACGGTAAAAACAGTTATATCAGATTTAGAAATAGAATACCGTGAAATTAATAAAACGTTTTGGTATATAAAATATCCTATCTATAAAAAAAAATCACATGACGAATCTTCAACTAATTTTATTGAAATAGCTACCACACGTCCTGAAACATTATTAGGAGATGTAGCTATAGCTGTTAATCCATTAGATACTAAAAATAATCATTTTATTGGAAAAAAAGCAATCATTCCAATAATAAATCGCATTATTCCTATAATTGGAGATTCTTCAATTAAGATAAATAAAGGAAGTGGATGTGTAAAAATAACTCCAGGTCATAATTTTATAGACTATTCTATAGCAGTAAAAAACAAACTACCTATTATTAGTATTTTTTCTTCTTCTGGAACTATTTTAAATATATTAAAATCATATGATTATTGCGGAAGAAAAATAAATATGAAACATTTAAAAACTCCTATCATATTTCAACATTTAACTATTTTTGAAGCAAGAAAAAAAATAATACTAGAAATAAAAAAATTAGGATTATTAAAAAATACTACTAGTATAATAGGAAAAGAAGCATATAGTGATAGAAGCGGTTCTATCATAGAACCAATGTTAAAAACTCAATGGTATTTAAAAACTAATTCTCTATCAAAAAAAGCTATTTTAGCTGTAAAAAATAATTCTATTAAAATATTCCCTAAACAATATGTAAATATGTATTTTTCTTGGATGAATAATATTCAAGACTGGTGTATATCTCGCCAATTATGGTGGGGACATCGTATACCTATTTGGTACGATAAAGAAAAGAAAATATATGTTGGAAAAAACGAAAAAGATATAAGGAAAAAATATTTGATTGATAAATCTGTTGTTTTAATGCAAGAAAAAGATGTATTAGATACTTGGTTTTCTTCAGCTTTGTGGACTTTTTCAACTTTAGGTTGGCCTAAAAAAACAGACGAATTAAAAACTTTCCATTCTACCAATGTATTAATAAGTGGATTTGACATTATATTTTTCTGGATAGCTAGAATGATCATGTTAACTTTATACTTTATAAAAGATAAACATGGAAATCCTCAAGTTCCGTTTAAAAAATTGTATATTACTGGATTAATTAAAGATGAACAAGGATTAAAAATGTCAAAATCAAAAGGAAATGTAATAGATCCTTTAGATATGATTGATGGAATTAATTTACCAGATTTAATTAAAAAACGAACTAGTAATTTAATTAAATCTAATACATTGAACACTGTCATAAATCTTACAAAAAAACAATTTCCATATGGAATTGAAGCTATGGGTACAGATGCTTTAAGATTTACTTTTTCTTCTATAGCATCTAATAATAGATTTATTAATTGGGATATGAATAAATTAAAAGGATATAGAAATTTTTGTAATAAATTATGGAATGCAAGTCGTTTTGTTATAAACAAAATTAATATATCTAAATTAAATATATATCAAAAAAATATAGAAACAAGATGTATTTTAAATAAATGGATTAATATAAAATTCAACGATTTAATTAAAGATTATGAAAATAATTTAAATAACTTTAGATTTGATATAGCTTCTCAAGCTCTATATAATTTTTTATGGAATAATTTTTGTGATTGGTATTTAGAATGCTCTAAACTTTTTATAAATAAAAATTTTTTTAATGATAAAAAAAAGTTAGAAATAGAATATACTTCTTTAAATATATTAGAAAACTTTTTAATACTATCCCATCCTATTATTCCATTTATTACAGAAATAATTTGGAAAGAGATTAGTATTGCAAAAAAAATGCCATTTACATCTATTATGTTACAACCATTCCCAAAATTTAATTCATTATTAGTAGATAAAAAATGTTTCATAGAAATGAAATGGTTAAAAACAATTATTACGTCTGTTAGAAAACTTCGATTAGAACTTAATATAAAAAAATTTATAAAAATATCTATATGTGTTCAATTAAATGATAGTATAGGAGAAGAAATAATTACAAAATATTCTAAATATTTATGCAAACTATCTAATTTAACTTGTATAACAAATTTAAACAATGAAAATAATAAAACAAACTATATACAAAGAATAATAAACAATATAATTTTTTATATTCCTATAAAATATAAAGAAAAAATTATATATAAAAATAATTTATTAATAAAAAAATTACATAAAATCAATTTAAAAATTGAAATTAGCAAAAAAAAATTATCTAATAAAGATTTTTTAAAAAAAGCCCCAAAAACTATTTTATTAAAAGAAAAAATTTATTTATCAAAATTAAAAAATAAGAAAAATGAATTGTTAAATTAA
- a CDS encoding leucyl aminopeptidase: protein MKCFIKDKILNVPNIECIIVGVFEHNKLSHFAKKIDIKSKGYISSLIKSEPQLSKPGNGVFLYNIPNINFKKVILVGCGNEDTITYENYIKFINKSINILKTIIAPTVFFSLLDLNVKKHNLYWKIRTFIDIIYDSFYIFNKYKKSNKYFNLKKIYFSSTSKKEQEIGEKAIKHSIAISIGKSYAKNLANCPPNVCNPAYLVSCAKQLKHKYKNTINISILNAKKIKNLGMNAYLSVGKGSKNKPYISIIKYKSTNHIINEKPIIFLGKGITFDSGGISIKSSYAMDEMKYDMCGAAAVYGIMSSIAQLNLPINIIGVLAGSENMPDGNSFRPGDIIKTMSGKTVEIINTDAEGRLLLCDTLTYLEKYDPEIVIDIATLTGACIIALGKNVSGFMTQDKLLSKELITASNQTNDKIWKLPMFKEYYKELKSNIADLKNIGNGTAGAITAACFLSYFAKKYRWAHLDIAGTAWTSGTEKSATGRPINLILQFLLNKCKLSQ, encoded by the coding sequence ATGAAGTGCTTTATTAAAGATAAAATATTAAATGTACCAAATATAGAATGCATTATTGTAGGAGTATTTGAACATAACAAGCTATCTCATTTTGCAAAAAAAATAGATATAAAAAGCAAAGGATATATTTCTAGTTTAATAAAATCAGAACCACAATTGAGTAAACCGGGAAATGGAGTTTTTTTATATAATATTCCTAATATTAATTTTAAAAAAGTAATATTAGTTGGATGTGGAAACGAAGATACTATAACTTATGAAAATTATATAAAATTTATAAATAAAAGTATAAATATATTAAAAACTATTATTGCACCAACTGTTTTTTTTTCATTATTAGATTTAAATGTTAAAAAACATAATTTATATTGGAAAATAAGAACATTTATAGATATTATATACGATTCTTTTTACATTTTTAACAAATATAAAAAAAGTAATAAATATTTTAATTTAAAAAAAATTTATTTTTCTTCTACTTCAAAAAAAGAACAAGAAATCGGTGAAAAAGCCATTAAACACAGTATAGCAATATCTATAGGAAAAAGTTACGCTAAAAATTTAGCTAATTGTCCTCCTAATGTTTGTAATCCAGCTTATTTAGTATCTTGCGCTAAACAATTAAAACATAAATATAAAAATACAATTAATATTAGTATTTTAAATGCTAAAAAAATAAAAAATTTAGGAATGAATGCATATTTATCAGTCGGAAAAGGATCTAAAAATAAACCTTATATTTCTATTATAAAATATAAATCTACAAATCATATTATAAATGAAAAACCAATTATTTTTCTAGGAAAAGGTATTACTTTTGATTCTGGAGGTATTTCCATAAAATCTTCATACGCAATGGACGAAATGAAATACGATATGTGCGGAGCAGCAGCAGTATATGGAATCATGTCATCTATAGCTCAATTAAATTTACCTATTAATATAATTGGAGTGTTAGCTGGTAGTGAAAATATGCCAGATGGAAATTCATTTCGTCCAGGTGACATCATAAAAACCATGTCTGGAAAAACAGTAGAAATAATTAATACAGATGCAGAAGGACGGTTATTGTTATGCGATACACTTACTTATCTAGAAAAATATGATCCTGAGATAGTAATAGATATTGCTACATTAACAGGAGCATGCATAATAGCATTAGGAAAAAACGTTAGTGGTTTTATGACCCAAGATAAATTACTGTCTAAAGAACTGATAACAGCTTCTAATCAAACAAATGATAAAATATGGAAGCTTCCTATGTTTAAAGAATACTACAAAGAATTAAAATCAAACATTGCAGATTTAAAAAATATTGGAAATGGAACAGCTGGTGCTATAACTGCAGCTTGTTTTTTATCTTATTTTGCAAAAAAATATCGTTGGGCTCATCTAGATATTGCAGGAACAGCATGGACTTCCGGAACAGAAAAAAGTGCTACTGGACGTCCTATAAATTTAATATTGCAATTTCTATTAAATAAATGCAAATTATCTCAATAA
- the argF gene encoding ornithine carbamoyltransferase, with protein sequence MNKIYKKNFLRILDFNKAEIDELLHLAQKLKVEKKKNNEKKYLKGKNIALIFEKESTRTKCSIEIAAFDQGANTTYLESKNSHIGYKESIRDTARTLTSIYDGIFFRGVDHNNIDELALFSYIPVWNALTKQYHPTQMLADMLTIKEDLHDFKSLSDIKLAYIGDSNNNISNSLIEISTLYKFDFRIISPKKYLRKTIKENKYINNLIEKNKNILFTDNIDLGLKNVDYVYTDVWLSMGDDNNQWTKTIDCLYKYQVNEELLTLTNNKNVKVLHCLPALHDKKTVLSKNINSSYNLNNGIEITNSVFEKNKEIIFRQSENKLHTIKSLLILSLNKTIN encoded by the coding sequence ATGAATAAAATATACAAAAAAAATTTTTTAAGAATATTAGATTTTAATAAAGCAGAAATAGATGAATTATTACATTTAGCACAAAAATTAAAAGTAGAGAAAAAAAAAAATAATGAAAAAAAATATTTAAAGGGAAAAAATATTGCATTAATTTTTGAAAAAGAATCTACACGTACAAAATGTTCAATAGAAATTGCTGCTTTTGATCAAGGAGCAAATACTACATATTTAGAATCTAAAAATTCACACATAGGATATAAAGAATCAATTAGAGATACAGCTAGAACTTTAACATCAATATATGATGGAATATTTTTCAGAGGAGTAGATCATAATAATATCGATGAATTAGCATTATTTTCTTATATTCCTGTGTGGAATGCATTAACGAAACAGTATCATCCCACTCAAATGTTAGCAGATATGTTAACTATAAAAGAAGACCTTCATGATTTTAAATCATTATCTGATATTAAATTAGCCTATATAGGAGATTCTAACAACAACATTTCAAATAGTTTAATAGAAATATCTACATTATATAAATTTGATTTTCGTATAATATCTCCAAAAAAATATTTAAGAAAAACAATAAAAGAAAATAAATATATAAATAATTTAATAGAAAAGAATAAAAATATTTTGTTTACTGATAATATTGATTTAGGATTAAAAAATGTAGATTACGTATATACGGACGTATGGTTATCTATGGGTGATGATAATAATCAGTGGACAAAGACTATTGATTGTTTATATAAATATCAAGTAAATGAAGAATTATTAACATTAACTAATAATAAAAATGTAAAAGTATTACATTGTCTTCCTGCTTTACACGATAAAAAAACGGTTTTATCTAAAAATATAAATTCTTCGTATAATTTAAACAATGGTATAGAAATTACAAATAGCGTTTTTGAAAAAAATAAAGAAATTATTTTTAGACAATCGGAAAATAAATTGCATACTATTAAATCTTTATTAATACTGAGTTTAAATAAAACGATAAATTAA